Within the Anaerolineae bacterium genome, the region CGATGTCGCTGGTCGCGGCGACCTCCGGCACCAGCCGGCGCAGGGTCTCCAGCGGGTCGTCAATGATGAACCCCGGCACATCCACCTTCTCGGTCAGCCCGATGACGGCAACACGGTGCCCGCCGATTTCCCGCACCACATAGGCCTGTGCCAACAGCTCTCCCGTGCCGGCGGCGCGCACGTTGGCCGACAGGAAGGCAAAGCGCGCCTCGGCCATCCGCTTGCGCAGTACCTCTTCCCCTAACGCCAGGTCCTTCGGTCCCAGCGCCGCGGCGTCATAGCCCAGCCGGTTCATTGCCTCGACGCTCGTGGCGCCTTTGGTACGGTCCGCCAAATTTCCATCCCCCACCAGACTGTCGCCGGCGTCCAGCACCAGCACATGGACCAACCTGTCGCGAAATTCATCCAGCTTTGTGGCCCGACGGGTCACTCCACCGACCTTGGGTCGTCAGCCGCAGGGGAAGAGATAGCCCCAGGTGTCGTTGGTGTGGGCGATTCCCAGGGTGAGCGGGGCGGCCGTGGGGGATTGGGTCGGGGGACGCGCCACCAGGTTGCCGGCCGCGGTGCCCCCGCCGGCGATCGGCATCTCTGCGCCGGCCGGCGCGCCCAGCACCCGCCATAACAGCACACCCAGCGCGCCCAGCAGGAACGCCCCCACCGCCAGCGCCATGATAAGGCCGGGCCGGCGAGCAACTGTCCCCCTGGTCTTTGTCGGTTGGCTCATGCAGTCCTCCTTATGCCATGGTTCGGT harbors:
- a CDS encoding bifunctional metallophosphatase/5'-nucleotidase, whose product is MTRRATKLDEFRDRLVHVLVLDAGDSLVGDGNLADRTKGATSVEAMNRLGYDAAALGPKDLALGEEVLRKRMAEARFAFLSANVRAAGTGELLAQAYVVREIGGHRVAVIGLTEKVDVPGFIIDDPLETLRRLVPEVAATSDIVILLTHTPASQTRQLLQAVQGIDIAVSGGVEPLPNGEMVGEAFLVHADVPSPGHAGRYLGLVTAVFDGQGRLAEHNQEIIALMEDIPEEPAMLDWLINEAPYME